Proteins encoded in a region of the Sphingomonas sp. OV641 genome:
- a CDS encoding type II toxin-antitoxin system VapC family toxin encodes MIVLDTNVISELMRREPDPRVMAWIAEQPMAGVFTTTLTQAEIFYGLALLPEGRRRDDLLAAARPMFDVDLAGRVLPFDTDAALFYPEIAAGRKQSGKPISQIDAQIAAIVRSRGARLATRNVRDFVDCGITVVDPWGEA; translated from the coding sequence ATGATCGTCCTCGACACCAACGTCATCTCCGAGCTGATGCGGCGCGAGCCTGACCCCAGGGTCATGGCGTGGATCGCCGAGCAGCCGATGGCGGGCGTGTTTACGACGACGCTGACACAGGCGGAAATCTTCTACGGTCTGGCCCTACTTCCCGAGGGACGCCGCCGCGATGATCTGCTCGCGGCCGCACGTCCGATGTTCGATGTCGATCTGGCAGGGCGCGTGCTGCCGTTCGATACCGACGCGGCGCTTTTCTACCCCGAGATCGCCGCCGGTCGGAAACAGAGTGGCAAGCCGATCAGTCAGATTGACGCGCAGATTGCCGCCATCGTGCGCTCGCGCGGTGCGCGGCTGGCGACTCGTAACGTCCGCGATTTCGTCGATTGCGGGATTACGGTTGTCGATCCGTGGGGCGAAGCATGA